A portion of the Misgurnus anguillicaudatus chromosome 16, ASM2758022v2, whole genome shotgun sequence genome contains these proteins:
- the ap1ar gene encoding AP-1 complex-associated regulatory protein isoform X2, with protein sequence MGNCWAQCFGLFRREANRIQRGGGSKYFKSSTAGEHYTIEFENLVESDEGESSQSCPRPINDEEIGHLKEHRYGAISDKQVLMDEKLKAEGKQPSHKMKLRTEAESNEPRHKAKLSDGEFDVYLQGVKAQSEAFRTNRLSSETNVVTPNTESSWDYTSKTDATSLDLEWEDEEGMNRMGHAWERSKTEEDILRAALRPGGKQLSSGPTSTSEDSNALEWENDFVSAHAEDSGDRGDEDFEGFVNPVLDTPTEEAEHKVNSDQQER encoded by the exons ATGGGGAACTGCTGGGCTCAATGTTTTGGGCTCTTTAGAAGAGAAGCAAACCGGATCCAAAGAGGAGGAGG GTCAAAGTACTTCAAAAGTAGCACAGCTGGGGAACACTACACAATAGAG TTTGAGAACCTTGTGGAGAGCGATGAG GGTGAGAGCTCGCAAAGCTGCCCCAG ACCTATCAATGATGAAGAGATTGGCCACCTGAAGGAGCATCGCTACGGTGCCATCTCAGACAAACAGGTGCTGATGGATGAAAAGCTGAAAGCAGAG GGGAAGCAGCCGTCACATAAGATGAAACTCAGGACAGAAGCGGAGAGCAATGAACCTCGACACAAAGC CAAATTGTCAGACGGAGAGTTTGATGTGTACCTGCAGGGTGTGAAAGCACAGTCTGAAGCCTTTCGTACTAACA gACTCAGCTCTGAAACGAATGTGGTGACTCCAAACACCGAGAGCAGCTGGGACTATACCAGTAAAACTGACGCCACATCACTGGATTTGGAGTGGGAGGATGAGGAAG GAATGAACAGGATGGGTCACGCATGGGAGCGCTCCAAAACGGAGGAGGACATTTTACGGGCAGCTCTTCGCCCGGGTGGAAAACAGTTGAGCAGCGGTCCTACCTCCACATCGGAAGACTCAAACGCTCTTGAATGGGAGAACGATTTTGTCAGCGCTCATGCCGAGGACAGCGGTGATCGTGGTGATGAGGACTTTGAAGGGTTTGTTAATCCAGTACTGGACACGCCCACTGAAGAGGCGGAGCATAAAGTCAACTCTGATCAACAAGAAAGATAG
- the ap1ar gene encoding AP-1 complex-associated regulatory protein isoform X1, which produces MGNCWAQCFGLFRREANRIQRGGGSKYFKSSTAGEHYTIEFENLVESDEGESSQSCPRPINDEEIGHLKEHRYGAISDKQVLMDEKLKAELVAEEEKLRLEEEAIFAAQREAARLAKERKLKEGKQPSHKMKLRTEAESNEPRHKAKLSDGEFDVYLQGVKAQSEAFRTNRLSSETNVVTPNTESSWDYTSKTDATSLDLEWEDEEGMNRMGHAWERSKTEEDILRAALRPGGKQLSSGPTSTSEDSNALEWENDFVSAHAEDSGDRGDEDFEGFVNPVLDTPTEEAEHKVNSDQQER; this is translated from the exons ATGGGGAACTGCTGGGCTCAATGTTTTGGGCTCTTTAGAAGAGAAGCAAACCGGATCCAAAGAGGAGGAGG GTCAAAGTACTTCAAAAGTAGCACAGCTGGGGAACACTACACAATAGAG TTTGAGAACCTTGTGGAGAGCGATGAG GGTGAGAGCTCGCAAAGCTGCCCCAG ACCTATCAATGATGAAGAGATTGGCCACCTGAAGGAGCATCGCTACGGTGCCATCTCAGACAAACAGGTGCTGATGGATGAAAAGCTGAAAGCAGAG TTAGTGGCAGAAGAGGAGAAGTTAAGGCTAGAAGAGGAGGCAATATTTGCCGCCCAGCGCGAGGCAGCGCGGCTCGCTAAGGAACGAAAGCTAAAGGAG GGGAAGCAGCCGTCACATAAGATGAAACTCAGGACAGAAGCGGAGAGCAATGAACCTCGACACAAAGC CAAATTGTCAGACGGAGAGTTTGATGTGTACCTGCAGGGTGTGAAAGCACAGTCTGAAGCCTTTCGTACTAACA gACTCAGCTCTGAAACGAATGTGGTGACTCCAAACACCGAGAGCAGCTGGGACTATACCAGTAAAACTGACGCCACATCACTGGATTTGGAGTGGGAGGATGAGGAAG GAATGAACAGGATGGGTCACGCATGGGAGCGCTCCAAAACGGAGGAGGACATTTTACGGGCAGCTCTTCGCCCGGGTGGAAAACAGTTGAGCAGCGGTCCTACCTCCACATCGGAAGACTCAAACGCTCTTGAATGGGAGAACGATTTTGTCAGCGCTCATGCCGAGGACAGCGGTGATCGTGGTGATGAGGACTTTGAAGGGTTTGTTAATCCAGTACTGGACACGCCCACTGAAGAGGCGGAGCATAAAGTCAACTCTGATCAACAAGAAAGATAG